From Drosophila nasuta strain 15112-1781.00 chromosome X, ASM2355853v1, whole genome shotgun sequence, one genomic window encodes:
- the LOC132797200 gene encoding myc protein, translated as MATMCFESMSGCDFPHDYEDSFADTLKMPPLDESLLLNDNDMVGFEDLVFVGRKEQSIRGDVAKIAAERSSWMLDDLHDIIDIKPDIRNGDCMWSSFGSANTCNNNSSSNNGCNGANNSACNGGNSAASSYSESSAVPPAIVSCSGTMMIKHEMTEDDEDDVVDEDDNDNDDEEENCNSSNNSNNTSSNICSNKLTTFATSARITIRPNKSATQMRYNNHNTTSYSSNNNVEQHIPPGASLLRKSNPSTAVSATALKLKQQYHSLNRRSSPKESTFVFPDPPHQDNNKEDASMAPVFRHNVDLAACLVGSNNISLTSSSEPNYHIDHISRELQNGKSRFDLYHSNYQPQISDVLDVISQQVTADAAAISASSSSGSSASAAATTSTTMSPPASNSDCDSDDGDCSMVDSNCGSSSYMRHISDHSYTRSEMETNLETPSDSDEEIDVVSLNDKTLPTNPSDRDRRALQTKVANKISTIPPPRRGRYELPYTPASSSPVKSEANSRFPSPSSTPYQNSGAAVATVYSPLLLRNTSSGSSSSSSSSSAGSDCATSTMLWEGSSSSSINNKSSRKRYQDTCRSSGAFSKQLQASKKSRAKLSNNSVLSTAHPGAQLKQQQHTLGANSSSSSSSASSNSASSSNVNFSVMKRQFSLDEADTIEKRNLHNDMERQRRIGLKNLFEALKKQIPNIRDKERAPKVNILREAAKLCEQLTNEERELSLKRQLLKAQLKQRQEKIARLRLSMNAAE; from the exons ATGGCGACAATGTGCTTTGAAAGTATGAGCGGCTGTGATTTTCCACACGATTACGAAGACAGCTTCGCCGACACATTGAAAATGCCCCCCCTCGACGAGTCACTTTTGTTGAACGATAACGATATGGTTGGCTTCGAGGATCTTGTGTTCGTCGGCCGCAAAGAGCAAAGCATCCGCGGGGATGTGGCGAAAATTGCTGCCGAACGTTCGTCATGGATGTTGGATGACTTGCATGacattattgacattaaaCCCGATATACGTAATGGCGATTGTATGTGGTCATCATTTGGTAGCGCCAACActtgcaacaataacagcagcagcaacaatggtTGCAACGGTGCCAACAACAGTGCTTGCAACGGCGGCAATTCGGCTGCCTCCAGTTACAGTGAAAGCAGCGCTGTGCCACCGGCAATTGTCAGTTGCAGTGGTACAATGATGATCAAACACGAGATGACCGAggacgatgaggatgatgtGGTCGATGAGGATgacaatgataatgatgacgaGGAGgagaattgcaacagcagcaacaacagtaacaacacaAGCAGCAACATATGCAGCAATAAACTGACAACATTTGCCACATCCGCTAGAATTACAATTCGACCAAACAAATCGGCGACACAAATGCGCTACAATAACCACAACACAACGTcttacagcagcaacaacaatgtggaACAACATATACCGCCAGGTGCATCATTGTTGCGTAAGAGCAATCCTTCGACTGCGGTCTCAGCCACCGCACTGAAACTGAAGCAACAATATCACTCGCTCAATCGTCGTTCCTCGCCCAAAGAGTCGACGTTCGTCTTTCCCGATCCACCGCATCAGGATAACAACAAGGAGGATGCATCGATGGCACCAGTTTTTCGTCACAATGTCGATTTGGCCGCTTGTCTGgtgggcagcaacaacatctcGTTGACGAGCAGCAGCGAGCCAAACTATCACATTGATCACATCAGTCGCGAGTTGCAGAATGGCAAATCACGTTTCGATTTGTATCACAGCAATTATCAGCCACAGATTAGCGATGTTCTCGATGTGATCAGTCAACAGGTAACAGCCGATGCTGCTGCCAtctcagcatcatcatcatcgggctcgtcagcatcagcagcagcaaccacatcgACGACAATGTCACCGCCAGCGAGTAACTCGGATTGTGATTCCGATGATGGTGATTGCTCCATGGTGGACTCCAATTGCGGCTCTTCGTCATATATGCGTCACATTAGCGATCACAGCTACACGCGCAGCGAAATGGAGACCAATCTAGAGACGCCTTCTGATTCCG ATGAGGAAATCGATGTCGTCTCACTCAATGACAAGACGCTGCCCACAAATCCCTCGGATCGCGATCGTCGCGCTCTGCAAACAAAGGTGGCCAACAAAATCTCGACCATACCGCCACCGCGACGCGGTCGCTATGAGTTGCCGTACACACCGGCGAGCAGCAGTCCCGTTAAATCGGAGGCCAATTCCCGTTTCCCATCGCCATCGAGCACGCCGTATCAAAATTCTGGCGCCGCTGTGGCCACAGTTTATTCACCGCTGCTCTTGCGCAACaccagcagcggcagcagcagcagcagcagtagcagcagtgCTGGCAGCGATTGTGCAACGTCAACGATGCTTTGGgagggcagcagcagcagcagcatcaacaacaagagcagtcGCAAACGCTATCAGGACACTTGTCGCAGCAGTGGTGCGTTCTCCAAGCAGTTGCAGGCATCGAAAAAGAGCCGAGCAAAgttgagcaacaacagcgtTTTGTCAACGGCGCATCCAGGTGCGCAActgaagcaacagcaacacacgttgggcgccaacagcagcagcagcagcagtagtgcaagcagcaacagcgcaagcagcagcaatgtaAACTTCAGCGTGATGAAGCGTCAGTTCAGTCTCGATGAGGCCGACACCATTGAGAAGCGTAATCTGCACAACGACATGGAACGTCAACGTCGCATCGGACTTAAGAATTTGTTCGAGGCACTGAAGAAGCAGATACCCAATATTCGGGACAAGGAGCGTGCGCCCAAGGTGAACATATTGCGTGAGGCGGCAAAGCTGTGCGAACAGCTGACCAACGAGGAGCGTGAGTTGAGTCTCAAGCGTCAGTTGCTGAAGGCGCAACTGAAGCAGCGACAGGAGAAGATTGCGCGTCTTCGCTTGAGTATGAATGCCGCCGAATGA